The Streptomyces sp. NBC_00454 DNA segment CCTTGGATCCGGAGAGCGGGGCCTTGCCGAGGCGCCGCAGGGCGACCCCGCCGGTCAGCCCCATGCCGGGCTCGTCCCCGCGCGCCAGCGCGTCCAGGACATCCACCGTGACGGCGTCGGCGAGGCGCGGCACGGCGAGATCGGCGAGTTCCTGCGCGGTGCGCTCCAGGTCGAGGCTGGAGCCGACGCGGATGCTGGCCTCGCTGAGCATGGCGAGCCGGCGCCGTGCGGCTTCGGCTTCGAGGTGGTCGCGTTGCTGCTCGGTGATGTCGACGAGCGAGGCGATGACGCCGATCGACATGCCGGCGGGATCCTCCACCCGCACGTAGGAGCACGACCACACGCGGTCGTGGTCCGGTTCCGCCGGCGTCCGTCCGGTACGGCGACGGTCCAGGACCGGCCGCCCGGTCTCCAGCACCTGCAGCATGGCCTCCTCCATCTCGCGGGCGTTCACCTCCGGGAGGATCTGGGCCAGGCGACGTCCTACGTGTGCCGATTCCGGCAGGCCGTTCATGACTTCGAGCGCGGCGTTGACCTGCAGGAACCGCAGCTGCGAGTCGAGGATCGCGATGCCGACCGGGGAGCGGGCGAACAAGCCGTCCCACACCGCCGACGACCCCCGGATACGCCGTGCCGCGTGGGCGTCGGCAGCGAAGGCCAGCACCGTGGCCGAGCCGTGCCTGCGGTCGGACACCGGTGAGGCCCAGATCTCCACCTCCAGGGGGTGCCCGTCGCGGTGCCAGGCGGTCACCGTGCCCATCACGCCCCGTCCGGCGGCGGCGGCTTCCCACAGGGAGCGGCCCAGACTGCGATCGGATCCCGGATGGAGGAGGTCCGCGATGTTGCGCCCCAGCATCTGCGGCGGGGCGTAGCCGAGCAATTCCTGCGCGACCTGGTTCCAGCGCACGATCGTTCCGTCCGCGCTGGTGGCCACGAGCGCGACCGGCAGTGCGCCCAGCCATCCGCCAGCAGCCTGCGCGGCGCCGCCGATCAGCTCGTCGACCGGGATGCGCTCATTCATCCGGCACCTGTACCCACCGCCGCAGCCTCCTTGCCCTGCGTCCGCGGTCGCCGTCAGGCCCCGAGCCGCTCAGGCGGGCCCTCCGGGAACCGGTCTCCACAGATCCATCGTGTGCCCGGTCGGCATGACACCGCCTCCTGGGGCCGTTCGGGCCGACACACTCCAGAGCACGCAGTGCGTCTTCCACGGGCACCGATGATCAGGACCTCAGTGGCCCGCGTCGCGCACGGCCCGGCTCCCGCGGAGCCATTTCGGCTGGCCAGCAGGGCCGCGGCCGTTCGGCCATCACGTGTGCCACGCGGGAGGAACGCGTGGATCGGGGGCATAGACGCAGTACGTTCCCGTGCGGATCGTCCGGTCGAGGTGGTCGCCGAGGGTCGGCAGCACGTCGCGGAGACGGCCGATGGCCTTGCGTACGGCCTGGGTGACGGCGGCCCGGGCCCGTTCGGAGGCTGCGCCGGCGTGCCGGTCGCGGCCGCCGAGCCCGACGGCCCGGGTGAGTTCGCTGATCAGGAATCCACGTTCGAGTTCGGTCTGTTCCTGCCGGGAGATGTCGTTGTCGGCGCGGGCCTCCTCCATGTCGTCCTCGATCTCCGCGAGGCGTCGGCGGTACATCTGCTTGGCGCGGGCGTCCAGGAGGGGACCGGCGTCGCCGGCGCGGCCGAGCCCGGCTGCGGCGGCGGGGTCGGCGGTGTCGGCGGCGGCGAGGTCGAGGACGTGGAACTCCCGGCCCGGGGCGGCGAGCAAGCGGGCCAGGTGGTGCATGCCTTTGCTGTCGCGTGCCGTCATGCGCCGACCGTCGAAGACGACCCTCCAGTAGTCGCCCTCCCGGACGAAGGAGTCCGGCCCTGCCGTGTCCGTCCGCGGCTCCTCGGCCGCGGGAGTGCGGGTGATCCGATCGAGGTCGGTGCGGGCCGCCCCCCGCTCCAGGGTCTCGGCCCGGAGGTTGCCCAGGGCCCGCTGGGCGTCCGCGAGCCGGAGCCGGCACTCGGCCGTCTCGTAGGGGGCGCCGACCTCGTTCCAGGCCCGGACGGCATCGGTGAAGAACACGGACGCGCCGGACGCGTCGCCCTCGGCGAGCAGGACTTCACCCCGGGCCCGCAATGCCGATGCGGCGAGCGCGTTGCTCTCGAAGGCGACGGCCACCTCCTCGAGCTCCCGGGCCGCGACCCGTGCCGTCTCCAGGTCGGCGCCGGCAATGGCGATCCTGACCTGCGCGTCCAGCAACGGTGCCCGCCGCAGCTCGGAGGTGGGGGGCAGCTCCTTCGACGGCACCGGCAGCGGCCGCGCCAGGGCCTCCCGGATCGCGGCGGCCGCCGTGTCTACGTCGCCTTCGGCAAGCCGGACGAGCGAGAGCCCGGGTTCCGGATCCCACCCGAGGCGGTGGGCGGCCAGCAGCGCCTCTTGGGCGCCGGCCCGGTTGCCGCGCCGCAGCCGGATCCGGCCCAGCTCCGTCAGCGGCCAGCCCAGCTCGCGCCGCACATAGGGGCGCAGTTCCTCGCACGCGAGCAACACCTGCTGCTCGGCGCTCGCGCACTGGCCCCGCAGACGCAGGATCTCGGCCCGGTGCACCCGGCACCGGCCGTGCAGGCTGCCGATCGCGTTCGTGCGCGCCCACCGCTCCATCGCCTCGGTCCACTGTTCGGCCAGGTCGTACTGGGCCAGGCCCTGCAGTGCGCACACCAGCTCGCAGTAGACGACTCCGGTCGACAGCGCATCGAGGTCGCCGGCCATCGCCGCCGTTCCGGCGTCGTCGAGGAGTTCCAGGCCCCGTTCCACGTCACCGTCGAGGATCACCAGTCTCGCCTGGGCCACGCGCCCGATCGCCGCTGCCGCCGGATCGGTGTGCGAGCCCGTCTCGATCGCCCGCTCGGCCCAGCCCCGCGCGGCTTCCAGGTCGCCGCTGAGGAGGCGTTCGAAGGTGCGCACTGCCGCGAACCACGCGTGCACGCCGGTCAGCGGTGGCAGGGGGTCGAGGAGGAGGTCCGCGCGGCGTAGCCACCCCCGTACGGGTGCCATGAGCGCGGTGTCGAACAGCAGGTGCATGGCGACCCGCACAGCGGCTCCGGCCGCGGCGTTGTCCTCGCCGAGCCGGGACAGTTCGCCGTGGAGCTGCCCCCAGGTCTCGATCGTGACGTCGAGGTGTCCGGCGGCATATGCGACGTCGGCGAATTCGGCGAGCCCCTTCAGGTCGAGATCGCCCGCTTCCCTGACCTCCAGGAACCCTGCGTAGGCGTCCGACCACGCTCCGCAGGCTGCGGCGTTCCGTGCCTGCTCCAGGCCGGTTCCCTCCCCAGCGGTGTGGGTCACGGGCATTGCCTCGATCCCGGTTCGATCGGTTACCGCGGTAAGCGTCCTGCTTACGCCTCCATGGTGAACCACAACCGCATGGGAGGACATCATGGACACCGCCACCGTGAACGGCATCCAGCTGGAATACGAGATCCGCGGAACCGGGGAGCCGGTCCTGCTCATCAGCCCGGTCCTCGCCGACGGCTTCGCCCCGCTCCTCTCCGAACCGGCACTCACCGAGCGCTACCGGCTGGTCAGCTACCACAAGCGCGGCTGGGGCGGCAGCACCCACACTCCCGGGCCGGTCTCCGTCGCCGACCACGCCGCCGATGCCATCGCGCTGCTCGACCACCTCGGCATCGACCGCACGCACGTGGTCGGACACTCGAGCGGCGCGGCGGTCGCCGCCCAGATGGCCCAGGACCACCCCGACCGCATCGCGACGCTCGCCCTGCTGGAGCTCTCGCTGCTGTCCGTGCCCTCGGGCGAGGCGTTCTTCGCTCAGGCGGGGCCGGCGTTCGCGGCGTACGCCGACGGGGATGCCGAACGCGCCGTCGAGCTGTTCCTGTCCCTCGTCGGCGGCGTGGACGGTGAACGCTGCCGGGCCCTGCTCGAGGACTGTATGCCGGGCAGCTTCGAGCAGGCGGTCAAGGATGCCGACACGTTCTTCGGGATCGAGCTCCCCGCCCTGGCCGAGTGGCGGTTCAGCCCGGAAAACGCCGCTGCGATCCGCCAACCGGTGCTGTCCCTGCTGGGAAGCAACACCCTGCAACTGTGGGTCGAGGTCGCCGAGTTCCTCCGCTCCAACGTGCCCGACATGGAGGAGTGCGTCATCGGCGACGTCGGCCATCTGCTCCACATCGAACGTTCCCGGCCGGTCGCCGAGGCCCTGGCCCGGTTCCTGGAGCAGCACCCGATCGCATCCTGAGGACGAGCGCCTGGACGAGCACCTGATCGTCGTGCGGGAGTGGGCCACCGGGCCGGGCGTGTGTCACGCGATGGTGCAGGCGCTCCCGTTCAGGCTGAAGGCGGAGGGCTTGGTGAAGGTGCCGCCGTAGGTGCCCTGGAATCCGAAGGCGGCCTGGCCGCCGGCCGCGATCTCTGCGTTGTAGGCCACGTTGGCGGCCGTGACCGCTCCCGAGGACGGGGCGACGTTCGCGTTCCAGGCACTGGTGATCTGTTGTCCGGAGGGCAGGGTGAAGGCGAGCTTCCAGTTGCTCACCTTGGTGGAGCCGGTGTTGGTGATGGTGACGTCGGTGGTGAAGCCGCCCTGCCAGACGTTCGGCGCGTAGGTCACCTTGCAGGCCGTGGAGCCTCCGGGGGTGCCCGGGTCACCGGTGGAGCCCGTGTTGACCGTGGAGGAGAACGAGGTCACGGCGAGGCCGGTGCCGTTCTGCCAGGGCTCGAAGCCCGCCTGGACGCTCGTCAGGTACCAGCTGCTCTGCGCCAGCCCCCGGGAGACGGCCTGCTGGACGAAGTCCATGACGTCGAAGGTCCAGCCGGTGATCGGCGACGGGGCGACGAACGACAGGACGTCGTTCGAGCCGTTGTTGCCCGACCACACCTCCCACTGGCGCCCGGCCACGGTGGCGGTGCCGGCCCGGGAGCCCACGGGTTGGACCGGTCCGACCCTGTTCAACCACACCATGATCTCCGTCCGGCTCACGCCGTCGGTGCGGGGCGTGGGGTCGAGCCAGATGTCGTACGCGGCGTCGTACGCCCCGTCGTTGACATAACCGTACGAGATGCTGGTAGGCGCGGTGGACACGGTACGGAGCTGGGCGGGGAGGTTCGTGCCGGGCGAGCAGTTGGTGTAGTGGCAGCCGTTGTACACGGACGGGTAGGACTTCGGCGCGCCGTTCGTGGGGACCGAACCGTCGGCCCGGGTGATCCTGAACCCGGAATCGGTGACGGCGATGCACTGGCTCTCGCCGGTGCCCCACCGGTTGTTCTGGACGACGTAGCGGCCCTGGATCGTCGCCGATCCGAACGTCTCGCAGATCGTGGTGTCGGCATGTGACGCCGACGCGGCGGTGAGCAGGGCGGCCATTGAGACGACGGCGGTGAGCAGGGCGCCCAGCAGGCCCGGCGAGCTGCGGGCACGGCGCGGCGAAGATCGCATACGAATTCCTCTTCGGAGTCGGGGACTTCGGGCTCTTGACACGTGGAGGCCGGGCAGGACCGTCAGCGGTTCGCGTCGTCCGTGGAGCCCGGGTGGGGGGTGCGCCGACATGCGGAGGGTTCTCCTCGCGGCTCGGTGAGACGGGGTGGAAGAACGGTTTCGCACAAGCCCTGAACCAATGGGAGCGCTCCCACTGTGCAGACGGGGCGTGGTGGCGTCAAGACGCGTGAAGAGTCGAATGCATTCCGCGGCGAATTTACCCAACCCCTCTTTTGCTTGGCGCCAGTTGCCGCTACGGTCTGGGCCGACCAGTGGGAGCGCTTCCACAGTTGGCGTGTCCTCGGAGCGCAACCTTGCCGCAAGGGCTCTCGCTCAGGTGACGTCCCCGCGTCTGTCGGCGCCGCTCGGCGGAGCAGCGCCCACCTTGCGCGACGGCGACACCTGCCCGAGCGACGTCGACCGCGTCCCGCTCTCGTTCGACGCCTGCGCCCTCTCGCATCCCGGCCGGACCTGGAGCACCTGGAACTTCCCTCCAGGCCGGCCCTGATCGCACATCCACCGCATTCGGCACCGGGCTGCGCGACCGCCTGCGCGCCCTGAACTGAAAGGCACCCCCCGAAATGAGCCGCACGATCCCCCGCACGATCCCCCGTACCGCCCTACTGGCGGCCCTCAGTCTCGTCACGGCCGCCGGCGCCACCGCCACCGTGTTCGGTACCAGCGCCGGAGCCGCCACCGCCGGCTGCAAGGTCGAGTACCAGATCACCAACCAGTGGAACAACGGCTTCGGCACCAACGTGACCGTCACCAACACCGGTGACCCGGTCGCCTCCTGGACCCTGGAGTGGTCGTACGCGAACGGCCAGCAGGTCACCCAGGGCTGGAATGCCACCATCACCCAGTCCGGCGCCGCGGTCACCGCGAAGAGCATGTCCTACAACGGGTCGCTGGCCACGGGCGGTTCGACCTCCTTCGGCTTCAACGGCTCGCACACCGGCACGAACGCGGTCCCCGCGACGTTCAAGCTCAACGGCGTCACCTGCAACGGTGCGACCGACCCGACCCAGCCACCGACCACTCCCCCGACGACCCCTCCCACCACACCGCCCACGACGCCGCCGACCACGCCTCCGCCCACCGGCGGGAAGGTCGACAACCCCTACGCCGGCGCCAAGATGTACGTGAACCCCGAGTGGTCCGCCCATGCCGCCGCCGAACCGGGCGGCAGCAGGGTGTCCAACCAGCCCACCGCCGTCTGGCTGGACCGCATCGCCCTCGTCACGGGCACGAGCGGCACGATGGGTCTGCGCGACCACCTCAACGCGGCCCTGACGCAGAAGGGAAGCGGCGAACTCGTCGTCCAGCTGGTGATCTACAACCTGCCGGGACGTGACTGCTCCGCGCTCGCCTCCAACGGCGAACTGGGCCCCACCGAGATCGACAAGTACAAGACGCAGTACATCGACCCGATCGCCGCGATCCTCGCCGAACCCAAGTACGCAGGGCTGCGGATCGTCACCACCGTCGAGATCGACTCACTGCCGAACCTGGTCACCAACGTCTCCGGCCGCCCCACCGCCACCGCCAACTGCGACGTGATGAAGACCAACGGCAACTACATCAAGGGCGTCGGCTACGCCCTGAACAAGCTCGGCTCGATCGCCAACGTCTACAACTACGTCGACGCCGGCCACCACGGCTGGCTCGGCTGGGACGACAACCTCGGCGCCTCCGCCGAGATGTTCAAGCAGGCCGCGACCGCCGAGGGCTCCACGCTCTCCAACGTGCACGGCTTCATCGTCAACACCGCCAACTACAGCGCCCTGAAGGAGGACAACTTCAAGATCGACGACTCCGTCAACGGCACCTCCGTGCGCCAGTCGAAGTGGGTCGACTGGAACCGCTACACCGACGAACTGTCCTACGCCCAAGGCATGCGGACCAAGCTGGTCTCCCTGGGCTTCGACGCCAACATCGGCATGCTCATCGACACCTCCCGCAACGGCTGGGGCGGCACCGCCCGCCCGACCGGACCGGGCGCGCTGACGAGCGTGGACACCTACGTCAACGGCGGCCGCTACGACCGGCGCATCCACCTCGGCAACTGGTGCAACCAGTCGGGCGCGGGGCTCGGCGAACGACCGCAAGCGGCTCCGGCCGCCGGCATCGACGCCTACGTGTGGATCAAGCCCCCGGGCGAGTCCGACGGGGCGAGCAAGGAGATCCCGAACAACGAGGGCAAGGGCTTCGACCGGATGTGCGACCCCACCTACACGGGCAACGCCCGCAACGGCAACAGCATGTCGGGCTCCCTCCCGAACGCACCGCTCGCGGGCCAGTGGTTCTCCGCACAGTTCCAGGAGCTCATGAAGAACGCCTACCCGGCACTGTGACGCACCGCCCGTAAGAAGCCCGGAGCGGTACGGAATCCAGCTTCCGTC contains these protein-coding regions:
- a CDS encoding cellulose binding domain-containing protein, coding for MRSSPRRARSSPGLLGALLTAVVSMAALLTAASASHADTTICETFGSATIQGRYVVQNNRWGTGESQCIAVTDSGFRITRADGSVPTNGAPKSYPSVYNGCHYTNCSPGTNLPAQLRTVSTAPTSISYGYVNDGAYDAAYDIWLDPTPRTDGVSRTEIMVWLNRVGPVQPVGSRAGTATVAGRQWEVWSGNNGSNDVLSFVAPSPITGWTFDVMDFVQQAVSRGLAQSSWYLTSVQAGFEPWQNGTGLAVTSFSSTVNTGSTGDPGTPGGSTACKVTYAPNVWQGGFTTDVTITNTGSTKVSNWKLAFTLPSGQQITSAWNANVAPSSGAVTAANVAYNAEIAAGGQAAFGFQGTYGGTFTKPSAFSLNGSACTIA
- a CDS encoding glycoside hydrolase family 6 protein → MSRTIPRTIPRTALLAALSLVTAAGATATVFGTSAGAATAGCKVEYQITNQWNNGFGTNVTVTNTGDPVASWTLEWSYANGQQVTQGWNATITQSGAAVTAKSMSYNGSLATGGSTSFGFNGSHTGTNAVPATFKLNGVTCNGATDPTQPPTTPPTTPPTTPPTTPPTTPPPTGGKVDNPYAGAKMYVNPEWSAHAAAEPGGSRVSNQPTAVWLDRIALVTGTSGTMGLRDHLNAALTQKGSGELVVQLVIYNLPGRDCSALASNGELGPTEIDKYKTQYIDPIAAILAEPKYAGLRIVTTVEIDSLPNLVTNVSGRPTATANCDVMKTNGNYIKGVGYALNKLGSIANVYNYVDAGHHGWLGWDDNLGASAEMFKQAATAEGSTLSNVHGFIVNTANYSALKEDNFKIDDSVNGTSVRQSKWVDWNRYTDELSYAQGMRTKLVSLGFDANIGMLIDTSRNGWGGTARPTGPGALTSVDTYVNGGRYDRRIHLGNWCNQSGAGLGERPQAAPAAGIDAYVWIKPPGESDGASKEIPNNEGKGFDRMCDPTYTGNARNGNSMSGSLPNAPLAGQWFSAQFQELMKNAYPAL
- a CDS encoding transcriptional regulator translates to MTHTAGEGTGLEQARNAAACGAWSDAYAGFLEVREAGDLDLKGLAEFADVAYAAGHLDVTIETWGQLHGELSRLGEDNAAAGAAVRVAMHLLFDTALMAPVRGWLRRADLLLDPLPPLTGVHAWFAAVRTFERLLSGDLEAARGWAERAIETGSHTDPAAAAIGRVAQARLVILDGDVERGLELLDDAGTAAMAGDLDALSTGVVYCELVCALQGLAQYDLAEQWTEAMERWARTNAIGSLHGRCRVHRAEILRLRGQCASAEQQVLLACEELRPYVRRELGWPLTELGRIRLRRGNRAGAQEALLAAHRLGWDPEPGLSLVRLAEGDVDTAAAAIREALARPLPVPSKELPPTSELRRAPLLDAQVRIAIAGADLETARVAARELEEVAVAFESNALAASALRARGEVLLAEGDASGASVFFTDAVRAWNEVGAPYETAECRLRLADAQRALGNLRAETLERGAARTDLDRITRTPAAEEPRTDTAGPDSFVREGDYWRVVFDGRRMTARDSKGMHHLARLLAAPGREFHVLDLAAADTADPAAAAGLGRAGDAGPLLDARAKQMYRRRLAEIEDDMEEARADNDISRQEQTELERGFLISELTRAVGLGGRDRHAGAASERARAAVTQAVRKAIGRLRDVLPTLGDHLDRTIRTGTYCVYAPDPRVPPAWHT
- a CDS encoding alpha/beta fold hydrolase, whose product is MDTATVNGIQLEYEIRGTGEPVLLISPVLADGFAPLLSEPALTERYRLVSYHKRGWGGSTHTPGPVSVADHAADAIALLDHLGIDRTHVVGHSSGAAVAAQMAQDHPDRIATLALLELSLLSVPSGEAFFAQAGPAFAAYADGDAERAVELFLSLVGGVDGERCRALLEDCMPGSFEQAVKDADTFFGIELPALAEWRFSPENAAAIRQPVLSLLGSNTLQLWVEVAEFLRSNVPDMEECVIGDVGHLLHIERSRPVAEALARFLEQHPIAS